From Corvus cornix cornix isolate S_Up_H32 chromosome 15, ASM73873v5, whole genome shotgun sequence, one genomic window encodes:
- the AACS gene encoding acetoacetyl-CoA synthetase gives MRLGGALKGARGGGAAVSAEVRRESSVFGPCGCLWDAPCSPRSAVAAMSREPEIMESQVMWEPDTKRNTHMDRFRAAVASSCGLRLANYDDLYQWSVESYSDFWAEFWKYSNIVCSRLYDEVVDTSKSIADVPEWFKGSRLNYAENLLKHKDNDKIALYAAREGKEEILKVTFEELRQAVALYAAAMRKMGVKVGDRVVGYLPNSIHAVEAMLAAASIGAIWSSTSPDFGINGVLDRFSQIQPKLIFSVEAVIYNGKEHNHLEKLLRVVKGLPDLKKVVVIPYVSSRETIDISKIPNSVFLEDFLATGRGDQAPQLEFEQLPFSHPLFIMYSSGTTGAPKCMVHSAGGTLIQHLKEHILHGNMTSSDVIMYYTTIGWMMWNWLVTALATGASVVLYDGSPLIPSPNVLWDLTDRLGITILGTGAKWLAVLEQKNLKPCETHNLQTLHTILSTGSPLKSQSYEYVYKHIKSSVLLGSISGGTDIISCFMGHNVTVPVYKGEIQARNLGMAVEAWNDEGKPVWGESGELVCTKPIPCQPTHFWNDENGSKYRKAYFSKFPGVWAHGDYCKINPKTGGIVMLGRSDGTLNPNGVRFGSSEIYNIVEAFEEVSDSLCVPQYNKDGEERVILFLKMASSHAFSRSLVKRIQDAIRAALSARHVPSLILETKGIPYTVNGKKVEVAVKQIIAGKEVEQRGAFSNPEALDLYQNIPELQDY, from the exons ATGCGGCTCGGCGGAGCCTTAAAGGGTGCGCGCGGAGGAGGGGCTGCAGTCAGCGCCGAGGTGCGGCGGGAGTCGAGCGTGTTCGGGCCGTGTGGGTGCCTGTGGGACGCGCCGTGTTCGCCTCGCTCCGCTGTCGCCGCCATGTCCCGGGAGCCCGAGATTATGGAGTCGCAGGTGATGTGGGAGCCTGACACGAAGCGCAACACCCACATGGACCGTTTCCGCGCCGCCGTGGCCAGCAGCTGCGGGCTCCGTCTGG CCAACTATGATGATCTATACCAGTGGTCAGTGGAATCCTACTCAGACTTCTGGGCAGAATTCTGGAAATACAGTAACATCGTCTGCTCTCGCCTCTATGATGAG gtGGTGGATACCTCCAAGAGTATTGCAGATGTCCCAGAATGGTTCAAGGGCAGCCGTCTGAACTATGCAGAGAATCTCCTGAAGCACAAGGACAATGACAAGATTGCACTCTATGCAGCAA gggaaggcaaagaagaaatcCTGAAAGTTACTTTTGAAGAACTGAGACAAGCTGTAGCTTTGTATGCTGCAGCCATGAGGAAGATGGGAGTAAAAGTAGGAGACAGAGTTGTGG GTTACTTGCCCAACAGCATCCATGCAGTGGAAGCAATGCTGGCTGCTGCAAGCATTGGTGCTATCTGGAGTTCCACATCCCCAGACTTTGGCATTAAC GGTGTACTGGACAGATTTTCCCAAATTCAGCCTAAGCTCATCTTCTCTGTTGAAGCTGTTATATACAATGGCAAAGAACACAACCacttggaaaagctgctgaggGTGGTAAAAG gGCTTCCAGACCTAAAAAAAGTGGTGGTGATTCCATATGTATCTTCAAGAGAAACCATAGATATTTCTAAGATTCCAAACAG TGTCTTTTTAGAAGACTTCCTTGCCACTGGGAGAGGAGACCAGGCTCCCCAGCTGGAGTTTGAGCAGCTGCCTTTCAGTCACCCTCTCTTTATCATGTATTCCTCAGGCACCACAGGGGCACCAAAATGCATGGTTCACTCAGCAGGG GGCACCCTAATACAGCACCTGAAGGAACACATCCTTCATGGCAACATGACCAGCAGTGATGTGATTATGTACTACACAACG ATTGGCTGGATGATGTGGAATTGGCTGGTGACTGCACTTGCTACAGGAGCTTCAGTGGTCCTGTATGACGGATCTCCTCTAATTCCTTCACCAAATGTGCTCTGGGACCTGACTGACAGACTAGG gATCACCATCCTTGGAACGGGTGCAAAGTGGCTGGCTGTGctagaacagaaaaatttaaaaccat gTGAAACACACAATCTCCAAACACTCCACACTATCCTGTCTACAGGATCACCTCTCAAATCTCAAAGCTATGAGTATGTCTACAAACACATAAAAAGCAGTGTCCTCCTGGGATCCATTTCAG GTGGAACAGATATAATTTCATGTTTCATGGGTCACAATGTTACAGTTCCAGTTTACAAAGGAGAAATTCAGGCCAGGAATCTTGGAATGGCTGTAGAAGCTTGGAATGATGAAG GAAAACCAGTTTGGGGTGAAAGTGGAGAGCTGGTTTGTACCAAGCCTATTCCCTGTCAGCCCACACACTTCTGGAACGATGAGAATGGAAGCAAATACAGAAAggcttatttttcaaaattcccAG GTGTTTGGGCCCATGGTGATTACTGCAAAATTAATCCCAAGACTGGAGGAATTGTCATGCTGGGTCGCAG TGATGGTACATTAAATCCAAATGGAGTAAGATTTGGAAGTTCTGAAATCTATAACATAG TGGAAGCCTTTGAGGAGGTGTCCGACAGCCTCTGCGTCCCTCAGTACAACAAGGACGGCGAGGAGAGGGTGATCCTGTTCCTGAAGATGGCCTCCAGCCACGCCTTCAGCCGCAGCCTGGTGAAGCGCATCCAGGACGCCATCCGCGCCGCGCTCTCCGCCAGGCACGTCCCCAGCCTCATCCTGGAAACCAAAGGCATCCCG tataCGGTAAATGGGAAGAAAGTGGAAGTAGCTGTGAAGCAAATAATTGCAGGGAAAGAAGTTGAGCAGCGGGGAGCTTTCTCAAACCCAGAGGCTTTGGACCTGTACCAAAATATTCCTGAGCTTCAAGACTATTAA